Within Pelistega ratti, the genomic segment ATACTAACATTATGCCTACTTTTACAGGCACTCATTATAATTGGTCTATATCAGCAGCACCCCAACAAAAATCAGCTAAAACAACGCAGCCCAAAACCATATTTACACATACACTACCACAGAATACCTTACCTCAGCCCTCTTACCGTCCTGTACAAGACTGGGTAAATATGCCTATGATACGCACGAGAGGGTTACGCAGTGATTTACGCTATATCAAAGCTTATATCGGTAGAGCATTATCCTCATTCTGGGGTGATTTACTCATGGTACTTATCTGGGCAGCTATGATTCCATCATTAAGTATGCTATCACTTTGGGTATAAAGTCATCTTTTATAGACATTATGAGGCATTGTCTTAATCACTAGGTATATACAAAAACATTACGATAATGTATGCATATATTCAAAAATAGCTTGCTGTAAGTCCTTCTGAACAGAAAATAAATCCTTTTGCTGTAGTAATGCCTCATAATGTCGAGCATCAAACTCATAAATACCACTTGCTTTAAAACAAAAAGCAATTGACCATGGTTTCACCGAGGGTATTAGCTTAATAATCTGCCCTTTCTTATTACAAAACACTACTAAAATAGGCATACGCATAAACATTGTATGTACTATCTTACACCGTGGAAAATACATTCCCTTATCCTTTGGTAAAGATGGCATACCTATTAATCCACGCAAGCGTTGCCAAAAACTATCTGCCATTATTATTGTCATGCGATTAAATTTATATAAAACGATTAGAAGTTGTTCCCAAAGTGGGTCTGTTAATGCTATTCTCGTCATTATCTACAAAATAGGTAATATTTATGATGGTTTTTTGCTTATTTTCAAATTGAGAACATAGCCTAAAAACACGATACCTTTTTAAATGGTATAACTTTTAATATTAAACCCAGATAATATGCTAAAAACACTATACCTATTTAAACAAATAGGTATAGTAATCATAAGAAACCTATCGTTGTATCCTATAGCACTATATACAATCCCCTGCACTACTATCTATGTTCAATTAAAAGAAACCAATATCTGAGATTTGTGATACCAAGGGAAAAGCAATCACAATAAATGTACATGGAAAAATAAATAGTACCAATGGAAATAACATTTTGACAGGGGCAGTGGCAGCTTTCTTTTCTGCTCGTAAAAAACGCTCTCCCCTAAATTGATCGGCTTGTGTTCTTAATACTGGCCCTAAACTCATCCCCAGCTTATCCGCCTGTATTAAACTACTCACCCATTGTTTTACTTCATTTAAACCTATCCGTTGAGATAAACCTTTCAATGCTTCCATACGATTTACCCCTGTACGCATATCATTTAAAGTATGCCTTAACTCTTGTCGTAAAGGGCTATCAGGTAATGCTTGAGAAGCTTGTAATAAAGCACCATGTAAGTTTAAGCCTGACTCAACACATAGAGTGGTCATATCTAAGAAAAAGGGAAATACTTTCAGAATAGATTGCTTTCTCTCTCGTGCCTTTCGCTGTAAAAATACGAGAGGAAGTTGAAACCCCAATACCATACTAAGCAATAAAACACCCAGAAGCCCAAAATAATTATTAATCATATTCAAGATTGATAATACACCTAGAACACCTACGACAATACTACATAAGCCTTGTAACCCTGCTATATCCTTAGTAGAAACATCACCCTTATAACCAGCTAGCTCAATATTATGTTGTAATTTTCGTTGATATGTCCATGATAAAAAAGGCATAACTACTGTACTGGATACGGTTACCCACGGCCAAACCCATGCTAAACGTCTTAAAGATATTGTCGGTTTTTCTTGTACTGTTTTAAGGCCAGGACTAAGTATGACATAAAAAATAGCACATAAAGAAATACCTGTTAATAGTAAACTCAAACCAAACCACATAATTACCCTCTTTCTACACATCAATATTAATAATACGGCGAATAAAAAAGATACCGCATATTTCTAAAAATATAATCAATGCCAATACTAACCACCCTGTTTGACTAGAGAGAAAAAGTGATAAGGTATTCACTTCTCCAAAATTCATAACAAGCATAAGTACAATCGGTACTCCTACCATTGCTTTCATTTGCATACGTCCTTGACTGGTTAAAGCATCAATTTTTCCTCTAATTTGCTGAATATCACGTAATGTTTGAGCGACACGTTCTAGTGCCTCAGCTAAATTTCCCCCCGTTTGAGCTGAGATTTTTAGAGAAGCAACCACTAATTGAGTAGATTCTGCTGGCATACGACTTAATAAATTATCCAATGCCTGCTCTAGTGATAATCCTAATCGTTGCTCCCTAAGCATTAGTCCAAATTCTTGTGATAAAGGAGCTTCTGACTCTTGCACCACTAACTTTAAAGCAGATTGAACACCAGACCCAGCCTTTAAAGCACCAGATAATGCCGTTAGCATGTGAGGTAATTGCATTTCAAACCGATGTAATCGTTGTTTTTTCAGACGATGAAATATAAAAGGTGGTAAAAATAAAAATATCCCACCAACTATTAATGAAATAAAAAGATGAGATGTAACAAACCATACACCCATCATACACACAAGACAGCATAAAAATGCAGCACTCCATAATTGCACAGGATCTAAAAATAAAAAGATTTCTGTTAAATTATGCTTTGCCTGCCCTTTAAAGTGTGCCTCATACCGTTTTAGTGCAATATTAAACATTTTTATAAATAGAAAAGACAACAGACTTAAACAAACACTCATCAATATAAATGTCAAGATCATAAAGTCTCCTTTTCCGTGTATAGGATAAATAGATTGAATATAAGCAATAATCTCCCCATAAGATTTCCTTTTAAAGCATAGCAGTAGTCGCTTGTTTTATAGGGGTATATTGATTAAAAAGCTCTGGGGAAATTTGCTCTATTCCACTTTGCTTTAATACCTCAAAGTGATGAGGCATAATACCTCGCCCTACAAACGCACCCTTACGATCATAATGGAACAGCTCCTGCGTTTTAATTACCCCACTTTCTAACCCATCTACTTCAGCAATAGAAGCAATAACTCGCCGACCATTGGATAAACGTGTTTGCTGTACAATAAAATGAATACTACTCGCAATATGCTCCCGAATAGCCGATAACGGTAAATCCATATTTGCCATCATAATCATTGTTTCTAGTCGTGATAATGCATCTCTCGTTGAATTCGCATGTAAGGTTGTTAATGATCCCGCATGACCCGTATTCATTGCCACTAAGGTATCAAAAGCTTCTGCCCCTCGACACTCTCCCACAATAATACGATCAGGTCGCATACGTAATGCATTTCGTACAAGATCACGTATTGAAACCATTCCTTTGCCCTCTACATTGGCAGGTCTTGCCTCTAAGCAAACAAGATGAGCATGATTAAGTTTTAATTCAGCTGCATCTTCTATCGTGACTAATCGTTCATTTTCTGGAATACAGTTTGACAAAATATTTAATAATGTTGTTTTTCCTGAACCTGTTCCTCCTGAAACAATCATATTCATCCGATGTTTTACACATAAATTAAGAAATGTTGCCATTGCTTCATCTAAAGAATCCAACTGGATAAGCTCCTGCATTTTCGGTCTATGCTGAGCAAACTTACGAATCGTGATACTTGCTCCCTTAATAGCAATCGGTGGAATAACCGCATTCACTCGAGAACCATCTAATAAACGCGCATCTACCATAGGGGAACTTTCATCAATACGTCTTCCTATCGGTGCAACTATCCTATCAATCACACCAATCACTGCTTTTTCACTACTAAAGATAGTATCTGTTTTTTCTAATAGTCCTTTTTTCTCTACATAGATTTCATCAAACCGATTAACCATAATCTCTGTTACAGTAGCATCTTTAAGTAAAGGTTCTAAAGGTCCTAATCCTACCGCTTCATCAAGCACCTGTTGCCGTAATACTTCTTTATCAAAACTAAGTCCAATTTCGGTATCATCATCAATAATTTTTCGTAATAAACTATCTACTTCTGCACGTAACACCTGATCACTCATGCTCGCAATATCTCGGCGGCGTAAATCTAAAGCCTCTAACAATAAAGCATGTAATCGTTGTCGATGATAAAGCTCTCGCTCTCGTAAGCAATCTTCTTTAACTGTTTGATTAACGTTATGATGTTCTTGAAGTTCATCGGTAGATAGTAATGGTGCTGTTTCTACGGGTATAGAAATAGGATCATGGATAGATTTAATTATCATAAGACATGGTCCCATAATAATTTCATCACCTACTTTTAAAGGGCCTCCTAAATGGATACGTTCACCATTTAATAAAGTGCCGGCAAGAGAACCAAAATCCTCAATAAAAACCTCTCCCTCTTTCATTATTATACTGGCATGATGTTTACCAATCCGCCAAGAACGTATCACCAATTGCATTTCTTTCGTACGTCCAATATGATAAGGAAAACAAATATTTTCATACTGAACAGTACCATCTTCAAAACGAATTTCAACTTGCATTATGATTTCCCCTTTTTAGAGATAGTCGGTGTTTTTATTGAGGAAAAAGGAATACCATTAATGGGTGGAATACTCACTTTTTGATCTATAGTTAGCTGTAAATGTTGAGGTAAAATATCCACATTAATGATTGCACTCTCTTCAAAACTACTATCAATAACTGCTTTTGTCCGTTGAATGCGTGTTTGCATTTGAGGATTATCTGAAGAAACCACAACAGGTCTTACAATAATGACAAGCTCTGTTTCATTTTGCTGAAATTTTCTTGAACGGAATAATTCTCCTAAGATAGGAACATCCCCCATACCTGGCATTTTTTCCATACCCTGCATTTGGTCACGCGAAATAAATCCCGACAATACTAATGGCTCTCCTGATCGAACATTAAATTCTGTTGCTGTTCTTCTGGTTTTTAAGGCAGGCCCTCCATTTAAACTTAAAGAACTATCAACTGAACTGACTTCCACATGGATTTTAGAGCGAATAGTGCCATTCTTTTCAATGCGAGGGGTAATAAATAAACTCACCCCATAAGGTTTAAAAACAGTTTGAGCATTACCATTTGCATCAACAACAGAATAAGGAACTTCCCCACCCGCTAAAAATTCAGCCGTTGCACCACTTCTTGCCATTAACTGGGGTTGTGCTAATACGACTGCTCTTCCTTGTATCGTTAGTGCCTGTATAGAAGAACTTAAAACTGCATTTAATCCTGCATAACCTACCCTAGAACCTAAGGCTGCATTGACAAAAGATTCCCCAGGACGTGCTAATAAAGCTGTATTTTTTGTCTCTAATAATCCCCCAATCTGAAAGCCACCTTGAGTGGTATTTGCCCATTTAACACCAAGCTCTTGTACATAATTACGGGGTAATTCAAGCACCTGCACATCAAGCATCACCATCTCATCCCAGCCTATTTGGCTTGTCATATCAACAATTTGTGGATAATGACTTGCCAGTTTTTGTACTTTTTCACGATCTGCGTCTGTTAGTCTATCCCCTTCTACAATTATTTTTTCACCTACAATAGTAGCCTTTACATGGGGAATACGGTTAAGCATTCGCCGAATATCTTCTTTGACTTCTCGCTCTTTTGCTGAACGCACATCAATCATAAAACTAGTACGTTGCCCTGCTTCATCCCATACTTCTAAGGTTGTCTGCCCCTCTTCCCGGGCAAAAATGACAATTTCCTTATCATCATCTGTATTCGCATTTACAATTTTGCTATCGCCTACTGCAACCCTTGCTATTTTTTCAATTGGGACAACTTTAATCTCTCCCATTTGCATAGATAATTTTGTTTGCCCCCATGCGACTGTATGGGATAAAAGTAAGCTAAAACTCATTAATACAGGTATTAATTTACGATTCATCATAAATTCCTTTGATAAATAATGTTATTCAAATGCTTTCATCTGTTCTGCGGATGGTGTTGGCAAAGAATTAATCCAAGCACTGACAATATTTTCTTGTCCAGGAATATCAATCATTCCTCTTTCCTGATTGACTTTCTGTTCACCTTTTTCTTTATTAACCGCTAAATTAGGTAACTTTCTATGACCTTGATCACCATAGACAACGGCTGGTTTTTTCTTGATTGTCGGTGGTGGTGTTGCAATCCCTAGGATAGTTGCTAAATCCCCTCTGACTGCTTTATGAGAAGATTTATCATCTGTCGGATTACGAAGTAAAGCCGTAATTGTACCCGCCTGTCTAGCCGCGACTAATTTAGCGGCTTCTTCTGGTGCGGTATCTAGTGTTACGGTAGAAAAAGTGTTTTCCTCTCCCTCTTCATTATGACGACTTTGCTTACCTGTTGCCATCACTAAAACCCCTTGTAATAAGGGTGCTGTTATTTGACGTTGCCGATATTCAAATGATACATACAAATCAATTAAATCACCTGGTACTAACATTCCTGACACAGAATTAATACTATCAACAGGCATCGTAATCGCCCGGCGACCTATATTAATCTTTTCAGAAAAGGGTCGTTTACTTACTGTTGCAGTATTTGCCCATAATAAAGGATCTCCTCTTTTTAAGGCTACCGTAATCACTTGCCCTTCAATATGGATAAAATCTTCTGGTGTTAAGCTACCACTTAACACCCATTCTCGTGGTATTTCTCTTACTGCTACATGAGTAGATTCTATTTTTGTCCCTACAGGTAAATCATAAGCAGCAACGATACGAGATACCATCTCTACTTTTGACTTATCCTCTATCTCTTGAATACGTTCATGTATATATTGTTGTGCAGAAAAGGCGGCAAATATCCCTGCAGCAACAGCTAAACCAATCAGAATAATTGTTTTTCTATTCAATTTAATACGCATACTATTACCTCTCACTTAATGATTTGTTGATATTCTTTTTTTGACAAGATACAGACTAGTAGTACCATTAATCTGTGCAATGTAGTACATCAATTGCTCTTGTGATTTTTGCCAAGTAGATAAAGGAGAATCTGATGATATTACTTGTTCCCACTGATGTTGCTGTAATTGTTCTTGCATAAAATGATTAGCCTCTTCAACAGAAAACGGTAGGGTATAAATCCACTGATGAATGACTTCTGGTTTTTGTTGTTCAATATCCAGTAACACCACCGCTTGATCTGGCAACCATAATAGCGGCATCATTATTGGTTTCATTTTTTTGTTACTAAATAAACTCAGACTTCCTGAATATGCTTGCTGATGATGTCGCTTAATCCAGAGTATGGCTTGCGCATCCTTAATCTCTGCTTGTAAATATAATTGCTGCGGCAAAATATTAATTTGTGTAAAGGGGTGCTTACCTTTTTCAAAAAAACGTAATAAACGATCAAATCCACTCTTTTCATCAAATAGCCATACCGCTGTTGGCAAACCAAAAACAGTATTTTCTTGCCATAATACCGTATGCGATAAGGAAAGTTGTTGCAATAATTGTTCACCCTGTTGTCGTAATAAAGTAGCAGTATCACTGGGGTTATACCCTATGTTCTGCATATCTCCATTATGTACAGATATATAGTGCTTTTGCTCATATCTATCTGTATCAGTAGCACTAGTTATCAGTGTATTTGCCATTAAAACCTTACCCCATAATAGTAAAAAAATAATAAGTATTGGCATATCAAGGCCTTTCTTTTAAATGATGCTTAGGTAATTTACCCGTCCAAGGCAATAACCAATCAAAAACTGGCTTAGCTCGATTAAAACCAGCATCAACAGGTTCAGCATAACGCTGAATATGTTCACCCAGTGCATAAGAAGATTTCGCTACATCATGCCATGCGAGAGCAGATTCTCCTGTACGTTTATGTGCTGTCGTGTCTGAATCTGAATGCCCTGCATCTTGTAAAATTGACAGATGACGTTGAAGTCGTATAGTTTGTTGGTCAAAAAATCCTAAATATAATCCCAGTGCAGTAGAGGCTTTGCCTATTTGGGTATAACGTGGTTGAACGGTTACATCTACTCGGACTATACCTTTATCCTGTAACTGCCAACCCTCTCTTAGTGCTTTCGCTTGCCCTACCTGCATACCCGCTTGCCTATCATCACCCAATTGTTCGGTTTGATTCGACTGTATCTCAACATCCTCCGCATTTACTATGCGATGATGTTGCCTATCTCGCCATTGGTGTGTTTTCCCCAGAAAAAATTTCTGTTTTATATCTTCTTGATTTAACATAGTGATAGTTCTTGTTAATTGAAATCCACCATAACGACTAGCATTTTGCTGCTGTAAACTAATATCTATTAAGCGACCCAACCAAGGAATAGCAATAAAAAACTTAATAGCACCAACATCAATACTAAAGACTCTGCTAAAGCCTGTCCCTTTTGATGGTTTACCTTTTTAGTCATTTACTTACCCCTTACCTGCAAATTACTTACTCTGGTAAACTCACTAAGCGAGCTTTCCAATAGGGATGCCAAAAATTTGCCATTTCTTTTTTTCTATCTCGCCGTAATGTAGGGCGTTCAAAAAAAGTTTCTGCTGCTCCTTTTATAGTGAGAGTATGATCAAGTACATCTTTTTGTTTTACACTTAAAACAAATAACAAATTATCTTGTTTATTAGCATTTTTTATATCGACATAAG encodes:
- a CDS encoding type II and III secretion system protein family protein, whose translation is MMNRKLIPVLMSFSLLLSHTVAWGQTKLSMQMGEIKVVPIEKIARVAVGDSKIVNANTDDDKEIVIFAREEGQTTLEVWDEAGQRTSFMIDVRSAKEREVKEDIRRMLNRIPHVKATIVGEKIIVEGDRLTDADREKVQKLASHYPQIVDMTSQIGWDEMVMLDVQVLELPRNYVQELGVKWANTTQGGFQIGGLLETKNTALLARPGESFVNAALGSRVGYAGLNAVLSSSIQALTIQGRAVVLAQPQLMARSGATAEFLAGGEVPYSVVDANGNAQTVFKPYGVSLFITPRIEKNGTIRSKIHVEVSSVDSSLSLNGGPALKTRRTATEFNVRSGEPLVLSGFISRDQMQGMEKMPGMGDVPILGELFRSRKFQQNETELVIIVRPVVVSSDNPQMQTRIQRTKAVIDSSFEESAIINVDILPQHLQLTIDQKVSIPPINGIPFSSIKTPTISKKGKS
- a CDS encoding pilus assembly protein translates to MLNQEDIKQKFFLGKTHQWRDRQHHRIVNAEDVEIQSNQTEQLGDDRQAGMQVGQAKALREGWQLQDKGIVRVDVTVQPRYTQIGKASTALGLYLGFFDQQTIRLQRHLSILQDAGHSDSDTTAHKRTGESALAWHDVAKSSYALGEHIQRYAEPVDAGFNRAKPVFDWLLPWTGKLPKHHLKERP
- a CDS encoding type II secretion system F family protein; its protein translation is MWFGLSLLLTGISLCAIFYVILSPGLKTVQEKPTISLRRLAWVWPWVTVSSTVVMPFLSWTYQRKLQHNIELAGYKGDVSTKDIAGLQGLCSIVVGVLGVLSILNMINNYFGLLGVLLLSMVLGFQLPLVFLQRKARERKQSILKVFPFFLDMTTLCVESGLNLHGALLQASQALPDSPLRQELRHTLNDMRTGVNRMEALKGLSQRIGLNEVKQWVSSLIQADKLGMSLGPVLRTQADQFRGERFLRAEKKAATAPVKMLFPLVLFIFPCTFIVIAFPLVSQISDIGFF
- a CDS encoding type II secretion system F family protein; this translates as MILTFILMSVCLSLLSFLFIKMFNIALKRYEAHFKGQAKHNLTEIFLFLDPVQLWSAAFLCCLVCMMGVWFVTSHLFISLIVGGIFLFLPPFIFHRLKKQRLHRFEMQLPHMLTALSGALKAGSGVQSALKLVVQESEAPLSQEFGLMLREQRLGLSLEQALDNLLSRMPAESTQLVVASLKISAQTGGNLAEALERVAQTLRDIQQIRGKIDALTSQGRMQMKAMVGVPIVLMLVMNFGEVNTLSLFLSSQTGWLVLALIIFLEICGIFFIRRIINIDV
- the cpaB gene encoding Flp pilus assembly protein CpaB; translated protein: MRIKLNRKTIILIGLAVAAGIFAAFSAQQYIHERIQEIEDKSKVEMVSRIVAAYDLPVGTKIESTHVAVREIPREWVLSGSLTPEDFIHIEGQVITVALKRGDPLLWANTATVSKRPFSEKINIGRRAITMPVDSINSVSGMLVPGDLIDLYVSFEYRQRQITAPLLQGVLVMATGKQSRHNEEGEENTFSTVTLDTAPEEAAKLVAARQAGTITALLRNPTDDKSSHKAVRGDLATILGIATPPPTIKKKPAVVYGDQGHRKLPNLAVNKEKGEQKVNQERGMIDIPGQENIVSAWINSLPTPSAEQMKAFE
- a CDS encoding DUF192 domain-containing protein, which produces MTRIALTDPLWEQLLIVLYKFNRMTIIMADSFWQRLRGLIGMPSLPKDKGMYFPRCKIVHTMFMRMPILVVFCNKKGQIIKLIPSVKPWSIAFCFKASGIYEFDARHYEALLQQKDLFSVQKDLQQAIFEYMHTLS
- a CDS encoding ATPase, T2SS/T4P/T4SS family, translated to MQVEIRFEDGTVQYENICFPYHIGRTKEMQLVIRSWRIGKHHASIIMKEGEVFIEDFGSLAGTLLNGERIHLGGPLKVGDEIIMGPCLMIIKSIHDPISIPVETAPLLSTDELQEHHNVNQTVKEDCLRERELYHRQRLHALLLEALDLRRRDIASMSDQVLRAEVDSLLRKIIDDDTEIGLSFDKEVLRQQVLDEAVGLGPLEPLLKDATVTEIMVNRFDEIYVEKKGLLEKTDTIFSSEKAVIGVIDRIVAPIGRRIDESSPMVDARLLDGSRVNAVIPPIAIKGASITIRKFAQHRPKMQELIQLDSLDEAMATFLNLCVKHRMNMIVSGGTGSGKTTLLNILSNCIPENERLVTIEDAAELKLNHAHLVCLEARPANVEGKGMVSIRDLVRNALRMRPDRIIVGECRGAEAFDTLVAMNTGHAGSLTTLHANSTRDALSRLETMIMMANMDLPLSAIREHIASSIHFIVQQTRLSNGRRVIASIAEVDGLESGVIKTQELFHYDRKGAFVGRGIMPHHFEVLKQSGIEQISPELFNQYTPIKQATTAML